In Prosthecobacter vanneervenii, one DNA window encodes the following:
- a CDS encoding outer-membrane lipoprotein carrier protein LolA has protein sequence MIRLPIIFVFTFLLSLSAHAAPDSSSIPPVMQAWMAAQKEIGSIKVAFEQTRTTPALKEPVHTSGRFWRMADGRFRLELGAPAASTLIFDKESVHLRESPEGPWQTLKSDDSRVRMWMKFLSGREMDTESLTNNFTLKITQQEPGYTTVAMVPRPLLIKKYLRQLDMQIEPGGRRLLGFRVVQGDGSTLLLNFGPPEKLSGGLDQLFQPQ, from the coding sequence GTGATTCGTCTGCCGATCATCTTTGTCTTCACCTTTCTGCTGTCCCTGTCTGCCCACGCGGCGCCAGATTCCTCCTCCATCCCACCGGTGATGCAGGCCTGGATGGCGGCGCAGAAAGAAATCGGCAGCATCAAGGTGGCTTTTGAGCAGACGCGCACCACCCCGGCGCTGAAGGAGCCGGTGCACACCAGCGGGCGCTTCTGGCGCATGGCGGACGGGCGTTTCCGGCTGGAACTGGGCGCGCCTGCGGCATCCACACTCATTTTTGACAAGGAGTCCGTGCATCTGAGGGAAAGCCCCGAGGGCCCGTGGCAGACCCTGAAGTCCGACGACAGCCGCGTGCGCATGTGGATGAAATTTCTGAGCGGGCGGGAGATGGACACCGAGTCTCTGACGAACAACTTCACGCTCAAGATCACCCAGCAGGAGCCCGGCTACACCACGGTGGCCATGGTGCCGCGCCCCCTGCTGATCAAAAAATACCTGCGCCAGCTGGACATGCAGATCGAGCCCGGCGGCAGGCGGCTGTTAGGCTTCAGAGTGGTGCAAGGGGATGGATCCACCCTGCTGCTGAATTTTGGCCCACCGGAAAAGCTGAGTGGCGGTTTGGATCAACTCTTTCAACCTCAATGA
- the fabF gene encoding beta-ketoacyl-ACP synthase II has product MSERRVVITGMGAIAPNGNNKDDFWKNLVAGKSGIRRIQCMDTEKYDCKIGGEVVDFDPTPFYNNHKDARRADRYFQFAMAASKMAAKDAGLNPDSLDPHRVGVMVGSGIGGLSTIETQYEILLNKGPNRVSPFLIPMMITNIASGMIAAEYGFMGPNMVIVTACATSNNNIGEAWRMIKFGDADVMIAGGAEASIRPCGLAGFANMKALSLRNDEPERASRPWDKDRDGFVMGEGAGVVVIEELEHAKKRGATIYAELAGYGATADAYHLTSPHPEGLGAAKCMEMALRHAKMNTTDVHYINAHATSTPVGDLCELRAIKRTFGEYATKGLLVSGTKSMTGHLLGAAGGVELIASVMAIKDQVIPPTINVENLDPEVDVDIVPNTARPAKVEAALSNSFGFGGHNAALLIKKF; this is encoded by the coding sequence ATGAGCGAACGTCGCGTCGTCATCACCGGCATGGGAGCCATCGCCCCCAACGGAAACAATAAAGATGACTTTTGGAAAAACCTGGTGGCAGGCAAGAGCGGGATCCGCCGCATCCAGTGCATGGACACCGAGAAGTATGACTGCAAGATCGGTGGAGAAGTGGTGGACTTTGACCCCACGCCCTTCTACAACAACCACAAGGATGCCCGCCGTGCGGACCGTTACTTCCAGTTTGCCATGGCAGCCTCCAAAATGGCAGCCAAGGACGCCGGTCTCAACCCCGACAGCCTTGACCCCCACCGCGTGGGCGTGATGGTGGGCAGCGGCATCGGCGGTCTGAGCACCATCGAGACCCAGTATGAGATCCTGCTGAACAAGGGCCCGAACCGCGTCTCCCCCTTCCTGATCCCGATGATGATCACCAACATCGCCAGCGGCATGATCGCGGCGGAGTACGGCTTCATGGGGCCGAACATGGTCATCGTGACCGCCTGCGCCACCTCCAACAACAACATCGGGGAAGCCTGGCGTATGATCAAATTTGGCGATGCCGACGTGATGATCGCCGGTGGTGCCGAGGCCTCCATCCGCCCCTGCGGACTCGCCGGCTTTGCCAATATGAAGGCCCTGAGCCTGCGCAATGACGAACCCGAGCGCGCCTCCCGCCCCTGGGACAAGGACCGCGACGGCTTTGTGATGGGCGAAGGCGCCGGTGTGGTGGTCATTGAAGAACTCGAACACGCCAAGAAGCGCGGTGCCACGATCTACGCCGAGCTGGCTGGTTACGGTGCCACGGCAGACGCCTACCACCTCACCTCCCCGCATCCGGAAGGCCTGGGCGCCGCCAAGTGCATGGAAATGGCCCTGCGCCACGCCAAGATGAACACCACCGATGTGCATTACATCAATGCGCACGCCACCTCCACCCCGGTGGGAGACCTGTGCGAGCTGCGCGCCATCAAGCGCACCTTTGGCGAATACGCCACCAAGGGCCTGCTCGTCTCCGGCACCAAATCGATGACCGGCCACCTCCTCGGCGCAGCCGGCGGCGTGGAGCTCATCGCCTCCGTCATGGCCATCAAGGACCAGGTGATCCCACCGACGATCAACGTCGAAAACCTCGACCCCGAAGTGGACGTGGACATCGTGCCAAACACCGCCCGCCCTGCCAAGGTGGAAGCCGCCCTGAGCAACTCCTTCGGCTTCGGCGGCCACAACGCCGCCCTGCTGATCAAGAAGTTCTAA
- a CDS encoding alpha-1,4-glucan--maltose-1-phosphate maltosyltransferase codes for MSHAPTVVIENFYPCLDGGRHPVKRVIDETLDVWCDIFKDGHDVMSAVLRWRTAGSKRWFEAPMKLLENDRWHGQCRFPKAGRWEYVVEAWGDTFRSWKKTFAVRVQAKDPDVPVEAQEGARLLREAAKRARSAGTAAKQLEDFADVLTSSKPADLMDVLLSEELQSLMDQYPDRSQSTTSDTLCATVERERARFSAWYEFFPRGAEGRSDKHSTFRDCLGRLDHAAHMGFDVIYFPPIHPIGVTARKGKNNTLTAKEGDVGSPWAIGGPAGGHYNIEPALGTEKDFVWLVKEAKKRGLEIALDFALNCSPDHPYVKDHPEWFYQRPDGSIRYAENPPKKYQDIYPLNFHCDDWRNLWKELIAVVQFWVDRGVKIFRVDNPHTKPVAFWEELIATIQRKDPDVLFLAEAFTKPKMMQVLGKVGFTQSYTYFTWREDRQSLTEYATELTRGDMRWYYRANFWPNTPDILPGHLQNAGGQMFRIRAALAATLSSTWGMYSGYELCENDPYPGKEEYNNSEKYELKQRDYNKLGNITGFIRQLNLIRRENPALHLYDNLRFHHADHAQTLCYSKATPDFSNRILCVISHDAHHPAIGMVHLDLSVLGLDGSRPYKVTDLLHNQTYEWRGADNYVELRPGGTAMHIFRVEQ; via the coding sequence ATGTCCCACGCCCCTACCGTCGTCATCGAAAACTTCTACCCCTGCCTCGATGGCGGGCGGCATCCGGTCAAACGTGTCATTGATGAAACGCTGGATGTCTGGTGCGACATCTTCAAAGACGGACATGATGTGATGAGTGCGGTGCTGCGCTGGCGCACGGCGGGCTCCAAACGCTGGTTTGAGGCTCCCATGAAGCTGCTGGAAAACGACCGCTGGCATGGCCAGTGCCGCTTTCCCAAAGCCGGACGCTGGGAGTATGTCGTGGAGGCCTGGGGAGACACCTTCCGCTCCTGGAAGAAGACCTTCGCCGTGCGCGTGCAGGCCAAGGATCCCGACGTACCTGTGGAGGCCCAGGAAGGCGCACGCCTGCTGCGCGAGGCCGCGAAGCGCGCCCGCTCTGCGGGCACCGCCGCCAAGCAGCTCGAAGACTTTGCCGATGTGCTCACCTCCTCCAAGCCTGCAGACCTCATGGACGTGCTGCTCTCCGAGGAACTGCAGAGCCTGATGGACCAGTACCCGGACCGCTCCCAGTCCACGACCTCAGACACCCTGTGCGCCACCGTGGAGCGCGAGCGCGCACGCTTCTCAGCCTGGTATGAGTTCTTCCCGCGTGGCGCCGAGGGCCGCAGCGACAAGCACTCCACCTTCCGCGACTGCCTGGGCCGTCTTGATCACGCGGCGCACATGGGCTTTGATGTCATCTATTTCCCGCCGATTCACCCCATCGGTGTCACCGCACGCAAAGGCAAAAACAACACCCTCACTGCCAAAGAGGGCGATGTGGGCAGCCCATGGGCCATCGGCGGCCCGGCAGGCGGGCACTACAACATCGAGCCCGCGCTCGGCACCGAGAAGGACTTTGTCTGGCTGGTGAAGGAGGCCAAGAAGCGCGGCCTCGAAATCGCGCTCGACTTTGCGCTCAACTGCTCGCCAGATCATCCCTATGTGAAAGACCACCCCGAGTGGTTCTACCAGCGCCCGGACGGCAGCATCCGCTACGCGGAGAATCCGCCGAAGAAGTATCAGGACATCTATCCGCTGAACTTCCACTGCGACGACTGGCGCAACCTCTGGAAGGAACTCATCGCCGTGGTGCAGTTCTGGGTGGACCGCGGCGTGAAGATCTTCCGTGTGGACAATCCGCACACCAAACCCGTCGCCTTCTGGGAGGAGCTCATCGCCACCATCCAGCGCAAGGATCCGGACGTGCTCTTCCTGGCCGAGGCCTTCACCAAGCCGAAGATGATGCAGGTGCTGGGCAAGGTGGGCTTCACACAAAGCTACACCTACTTTACCTGGCGCGAGGACCGCCAGTCCCTGACCGAGTACGCCACCGAGCTGACCCGTGGCGATATGCGCTGGTACTACCGTGCCAATTTCTGGCCCAACACCCCCGACATCCTGCCCGGCCACCTGCAAAATGCGGGCGGGCAGATGTTCCGCATCCGCGCCGCACTGGCCGCCACACTCTCCTCCACCTGGGGCATGTACTCCGGCTACGAGCTCTGCGAAAACGACCCCTACCCCGGCAAGGAGGAGTACAACAACAGCGAGAAGTACGAACTCAAGCAGCGCGACTACAACAAGCTCGGCAACATCACCGGCTTCATCCGCCAGCTGAACCTCATCCGCCGCGAGAACCCGGCGTTGCATCTCTACGACAACCTCCGCTTCCACCACGCGGACCACGCCCAGACACTCTGCTACAGCAAGGCCACGCCTGACTTCAGCAACCGCATCCTTTGCGTCATCAGCCACGATGCCCACCACCCCGCCATCGGCATGGTGCATCTGGACCTCAGCGTCCTCGGCCTGGATGGCAGCCGCCCCTACAAGGTGACCGACCTGCTGCACAACCAGACCTACGAATGGCGCGGCGCGGACAACTACGTGGAACTCCGCCCCGGCGGCACCGCGATGCACATCTTCCGCGTGGAGCAGTGA
- a CDS encoding DUF4838 domain-containing protein: protein MKPPPDGPFPMLKHLCSLLVVALLASPHSLSAADSIIVEKGKPHAEIVISDKPARMTKLAAKELQQYVAKMSGATLPVVTERTPGKSAIFVGMSRHTEALGLATQTLQHGAFRMASGEGWLALLGADKDYVPIEPWGRKRDKNETARVNAEWDKITGDTFWNTASELYQRYHPELDIWEMDDAGTFNAVNEFLRGLGCRWFAPGEIGEVVPKVATIPLPQVNRTVTPDFGFRRFSYYTQHTGIGDRALWDLRLGLNFGAEIAGFPQICHGLKFVIMREEMKKAHPEMYLLQEGKRSTRSEGVPNLLSPLLFEKQVKHVRAMFDHFHEPMHNIDLVDGYSGLTSDDPAWMAQLTPERGWRGTMSDHVWGYLNRVALEVNRSHPDRLVSALAYGAYTQPPQKIEKLSPNLALIDVRHRQEFWDEAKWKERRQWRAEWLKKLPSGKYISWDFCTNARPEQVGRPVVYTQQISRDLRELKGVSLGELVEIYAHPTDKEKSFGYNDLAIEHLNLYLTARLYWDVNQDVNALLADYFTSYYGSAAEAMRAFITHAEANWMHMNTDAAKIGESLDLLAKAKAAADPASLPGRRIRQIADLMKPLEALRMQLSRKRETDLSYRVLETSNTGAKPLGSKPLDGNVDKAWWGEVRIAPLIKLRPEDTQPKCSSSFQIQRDGSTLHIGIVCLEPDMKRLQISTTQNDDPKLLDGDHVSLLIETSSRSYYEISINPAGAVYDLDRATGGRGLGWSSGAQVAVHRGSDRWSIEMRLPIVGDEAFVLDPTKGIDGSRPTELFPWHFNLGRNRVRHGKAERTAYSPTGKTDLHVPEKFAKLWGR from the coding sequence GTGAAGCCTCCGCCAGACGGCCCCTTCCCCATGCTGAAGCACCTTTGCTCCCTCCTCGTTGTCGCCCTGCTTGCCTCGCCTCACTCGCTGAGTGCTGCCGATTCGATCATCGTCGAAAAAGGCAAGCCCCATGCGGAGATCGTCATCTCTGACAAACCCGCACGCATGACGAAGCTGGCGGCGAAGGAGTTGCAGCAGTACGTGGCCAAGATGTCCGGCGCGACTCTGCCTGTCGTCACAGAGCGCACGCCGGGAAAATCCGCCATCTTTGTAGGCATGAGCCGCCACACGGAGGCACTGGGCCTTGCGACACAGACGCTCCAGCACGGTGCCTTCCGTATGGCATCCGGCGAGGGCTGGCTGGCTCTGCTGGGTGCGGACAAGGACTATGTCCCCATCGAGCCCTGGGGCCGCAAGCGGGACAAGAACGAAACCGCCCGCGTGAATGCCGAGTGGGACAAAATCACGGGGGACACCTTTTGGAACACCGCCAGCGAGCTCTACCAGCGCTACCACCCGGAGCTCGACATCTGGGAGATGGATGATGCAGGCACCTTCAATGCCGTGAATGAATTTCTGCGCGGCCTCGGCTGCCGCTGGTTCGCTCCCGGAGAGATCGGCGAGGTGGTGCCAAAGGTTGCGACGATTCCGCTGCCGCAGGTGAACCGCACCGTGACGCCGGACTTTGGCTTCCGCCGCTTTTCCTACTACACGCAGCACACGGGCATTGGCGACAGGGCGCTATGGGATCTGCGCCTCGGCCTCAACTTTGGCGCGGAGATCGCGGGCTTTCCACAGATCTGCCACGGGCTGAAGTTTGTCATCATGCGCGAGGAGATGAAAAAGGCGCACCCGGAGATGTATCTGCTGCAGGAGGGCAAACGCAGCACTCGCAGCGAGGGCGTCCCCAATCTGCTCTCTCCGCTGCTGTTTGAAAAACAGGTGAAGCATGTGCGCGCCATGTTTGACCACTTCCACGAGCCGATGCACAACATCGACCTCGTGGACGGCTACAGCGGCCTGACCTCCGACGATCCCGCGTGGATGGCGCAGCTCACACCGGAGCGCGGCTGGAGAGGCACCATGTCCGACCACGTGTGGGGTTACCTGAACCGCGTGGCGCTGGAGGTGAATCGCAGCCATCCCGACCGGCTCGTCAGCGCACTGGCTTACGGGGCCTACACACAGCCGCCGCAGAAGATTGAAAAGCTGAGTCCCAATCTCGCGCTGATCGACGTGCGGCACCGCCAGGAGTTCTGGGACGAGGCCAAATGGAAGGAGCGCCGCCAATGGCGCGCCGAGTGGCTCAAGAAACTGCCGTCAGGCAAGTACATCAGCTGGGACTTCTGCACCAATGCACGCCCCGAGCAGGTCGGACGTCCGGTGGTTTATACGCAGCAGATCAGCCGGGACCTGCGCGAGCTGAAAGGTGTCAGCCTTGGCGAACTGGTGGAAATTTATGCGCACCCCACAGACAAGGAAAAATCCTTCGGCTACAACGACCTCGCCATCGAGCATCTCAATCTCTATCTCACGGCCCGGCTCTACTGGGATGTGAATCAGGACGTGAATGCGCTGCTGGCAGATTATTTCACCAGCTACTACGGCAGTGCGGCAGAGGCAATGAGGGCCTTCATCACCCATGCGGAGGCCAATTGGATGCACATGAACACCGATGCGGCAAAGATCGGCGAGTCTCTGGACCTTCTCGCCAAGGCCAAGGCCGCCGCCGATCCGGCCAGTCTCCCCGGCCGCCGCATCCGGCAGATCGCGGACCTCATGAAGCCACTGGAAGCCCTGCGGATGCAGCTCAGCCGCAAACGCGAAACGGATCTCTCCTATCGCGTGCTTGAAACGTCCAACACCGGCGCCAAACCGCTCGGCAGCAAGCCGCTCGATGGGAACGTGGACAAAGCCTGGTGGGGCGAGGTACGCATCGCGCCGCTGATCAAGCTGCGCCCTGAAGACACGCAGCCCAAATGCAGTAGCAGCTTCCAGATCCAGCGCGATGGCAGCACGCTGCACATCGGCATCGTGTGCCTGGAGCCGGACATGAAGAGACTGCAGATCAGCACGACTCAAAACGACGATCCGAAGCTGCTGGACGGCGACCACGTCAGCCTGCTGATCGAAACATCCTCGCGCAGCTACTACGAGATATCCATCAATCCAGCCGGAGCCGTGTATGATCTCGACCGCGCCACTGGTGGACGTGGGCTCGGCTGGAGCAGCGGCGCGCAAGTGGCCGTGCATCGCGGCTCGGACCGCTGGAGCATCGAGATGAGGCTCCCGATTGTCGGAGACGAGGCTTTTGTGCTCGACCCCACCAAGGGCATCGATGGCTCGCGGCCCACCGAGCTCTTCCCATGGCACTTCAATCTCGGCCGCAACCGCGTGCGGCACGGCAAGGCAGAGCGCACCGCCTACTCACCCACCGGCAAGACAGACCTGCATGTGCCCGAAAAGTTCGCCAAGCTCTGGGGTCGGTAA
- a CDS encoding four helix bundle protein: MRKEFPFEKLEVWQDARKLVRSVYECAGAFPSAERFGLASQLTRASVSVANNLAEGSGRSSLKDQAHFSSQAYSSLMETACDLILSNDLGFTSREATDPILNQAYDLSVRIHNLRESQLRRSSQA, from the coding sequence ATGAGAAAAGAATTCCCCTTTGAGAAGCTGGAAGTCTGGCAGGATGCCCGGAAGCTGGTCCGCTCCGTGTATGAGTGCGCAGGTGCATTTCCATCCGCAGAGCGCTTTGGCCTGGCCAGCCAGCTCACCCGCGCCTCAGTTTCTGTGGCCAATAATCTGGCCGAGGGCAGCGGGCGCTCCAGCCTGAAAGATCAGGCTCACTTTTCCAGCCAGGCCTACAGCTCCCTCATGGAGACAGCGTGCGATCTCATTCTCTCCAACGACCTTGGTTTCACCTCCAGAGAGGCCACCGATCCCATCCTGAACCAGGCCTACGACCTCTCGGTCCGCATTCACAATCTCCGCGAATCCCAGCTCCGCCGCTCCTCTCAGGCTTGA
- a CDS encoding alpha/beta hydrolase, whose amino-acid sequence MNKISLFAAALFFTSLGHAEPTKVKLWPEGAPGARGTEDKDQPFINVWSAAKDKANGAAFVVCPGGGYGGLAADHEGVQVAKWFNGLGVSAFVLHYRLGSQGYHFPTQLIDVQRAIRHVRANAKEYGIDPNRIGIIGFSAGGHLTSMAATMFDEKPEGMTNDAIDQVSARPDVAAPTYPVISMIEDYGHKGSRKNLLGPNDNDELAKHVSTETRVTANTPPTFIFQTDEDTVVPAENAVAFYLACRKNKVPAELHIYRPGPHGVGLFLGDPVLGTWSGHLRDWLRNQGFLKPMKRTAINGKVTVNGKPVSWGSVIFASDDPSAPVACARVMGGKFKLDEKTGPIVGKVKLTVSYSAADVPGLETADGTATTKEQKPGAGEWTLDVVEGAKDVELAVTR is encoded by the coding sequence ATGAACAAGATTTCTCTTTTTGCCGCCGCCCTCTTTTTCACCTCCCTCGGCCACGCCGAGCCCACCAAGGTGAAGCTCTGGCCCGAAGGCGCTCCAGGAGCCAGAGGCACGGAGGACAAAGACCAGCCCTTCATCAACGTGTGGTCGGCAGCCAAGGACAAGGCGAATGGAGCGGCCTTCGTCGTATGTCCCGGCGGTGGCTACGGCGGGCTGGCGGCGGATCATGAGGGCGTGCAGGTGGCCAAGTGGTTCAATGGCCTGGGCGTCTCCGCCTTTGTGCTGCACTACCGTCTCGGAAGCCAGGGGTACCACTTTCCGACGCAGCTCATCGATGTGCAGCGCGCCATCCGCCATGTGCGGGCCAATGCCAAAGAGTACGGCATCGACCCGAACCGCATCGGCATCATCGGCTTTTCCGCTGGCGGGCATCTGACTTCCATGGCGGCCACCATGTTTGATGAAAAACCCGAGGGCATGACGAATGATGCCATTGATCAAGTCAGCGCCCGTCCTGATGTGGCTGCGCCGACTTACCCGGTCATCTCGATGATCGAGGACTACGGACACAAGGGCTCGCGCAAAAACCTGCTGGGCCCGAACGACAACGACGAACTGGCCAAACATGTGAGCACCGAGACGCGCGTGACGGCCAATACTCCGCCCACCTTCATCTTCCAGACCGATGAGGACACTGTGGTGCCTGCCGAAAACGCCGTGGCCTTTTACCTGGCCTGCCGCAAAAACAAAGTGCCCGCCGAGCTGCACATCTACCGCCCCGGTCCGCATGGCGTGGGCCTTTTCCTGGGCGATCCCGTGCTTGGCACCTGGAGCGGCCATCTGCGTGACTGGCTGCGGAACCAGGGCTTTCTCAAGCCGATGAAGCGCACCGCCATCAACGGCAAGGTCACGGTGAACGGCAAGCCCGTGAGCTGGGGCAGTGTGATCTTTGCCTCAGACGATCCCTCCGCACCGGTGGCCTGCGCACGTGTGATGGGCGGCAAGTTCAAGCTGGATGAAAAGACCGGCCCGATCGTGGGTAAAGTGAAGCTGACCGTGAGCTACAGCGCTGCTGATGTGCCCGGTCTGGAAACAGCGGACGGCACCGCGACAACGAAGGAGCAGAAGCCCGGCGCGGGCGAGTGGACCTTGGATGTGGTGGAAGGCGCGAAGGATGTGGAGCTGGCGGTGACGCGATAG
- a CDS encoding phosphodiester glycosidase family protein, which translates to MKCREKLLLSLLVLLLAGMSLSWRLESSSKAAPLGHDATFVIKTITGAKKVEIQLVFFDEKQCTLRVAVNPSRQMAAPLNEIAAEAKALAVCNGGYFHVDNLTSDGLEIADGRRADEFRRNAGWVGALMVRQDKPSLILEKEFQDAPDISDFIQCSPWLVDEGQICPVLNPSQDPRNRRTFIMTDGAGRWAIGVCNGVGLHELAGILVTPGIITEMKVKRALNLDGGPFTGLWCRSADDREHFEKPGWEVRNAIMVLPRDSR; encoded by the coding sequence ATGAAATGCCGCGAAAAGCTGCTGCTCTCCCTGCTGGTGCTTTTGCTTGCAGGGATGTCGCTCTCATGGCGGCTTGAGTCTAGCAGCAAAGCGGCTCCGCTGGGGCATGATGCCACCTTTGTGATCAAGACGATCACGGGTGCCAAGAAGGTTGAGATCCAACTCGTCTTTTTTGATGAGAAGCAGTGCACCCTGCGAGTGGCGGTGAATCCCAGCCGCCAGATGGCAGCGCCTCTGAATGAAATCGCAGCAGAGGCCAAGGCCCTGGCTGTGTGCAATGGTGGCTACTTCCATGTGGACAATCTCACCTCCGACGGGCTCGAAATCGCCGATGGCAGACGAGCAGATGAATTCCGCCGCAATGCTGGCTGGGTCGGTGCGCTGATGGTCCGTCAGGACAAGCCGTCGCTCATTTTGGAAAAGGAGTTTCAGGACGCGCCAGACATCAGCGACTTTATCCAGTGCAGTCCCTGGCTGGTGGATGAGGGGCAAATCTGCCCCGTGCTGAATCCCAGCCAGGACCCGCGCAACCGCCGCACTTTCATCATGACCGATGGCGCTGGACGCTGGGCCATCGGTGTGTGCAATGGAGTCGGGCTGCATGAGCTTGCAGGCATTCTTGTCACGCCTGGCATCATCACCGAGATGAAAGTGAAGCGAGCGCTGAATCTCGATGGCGGCCCCTTTACCGGCCTTTGGTGCCGCAGCGCCGATGACCGTGAGCATTTTGAAAAGCCCGGCTGGGAAGTGCGCAACGCCATCATGGTCCTGCCGCGAGATTCAAGGTGA
- a CDS encoding sugar phosphate isomerase/epimerase family protein: MISRRHFLSTSLGALSVSTLPAIEPIKRPGKSRMQLGVAAYSFRDYFQWMRDKEQKPKDGKPQWSILDFIDWCGDNNVPGAEVTSYFFPKDVDEAFLLEVKRRAYLRGVQLAGTAVGNNFALPKGEKLSEQIAYTKKWIDHSAIMGAPHIRVFAGPQPKDLTEEQAVANCLESYQECLDYAAKKGVFLGLENHGGIVAEPQNLIKMVKAAKSPWAGINLDSGNFHTEDPYADLAKIAPYAVNVQLKMEISRKGAKKGESEPSDVKRVIQIMRDANYQGWFTLEFETKEDPFVRVPEICDMLRPLLA, encoded by the coding sequence ATGATCTCACGCCGTCATTTTCTTTCCACCAGCCTCGGCGCTCTCAGCGTCTCCACCCTGCCCGCCATCGAGCCCATCAAGCGCCCCGGCAAGAGCCGCATGCAGCTCGGTGTGGCCGCCTACAGCTTCCGCGACTACTTCCAGTGGATGCGCGACAAGGAGCAGAAGCCGAAGGACGGCAAGCCGCAGTGGAGCATCCTCGATTTCATCGACTGGTGCGGCGACAACAACGTTCCCGGCGCAGAAGTGACCAGCTACTTCTTCCCGAAGGACGTAGATGAGGCATTCCTCCTGGAAGTGAAACGCCGCGCCTATCTGCGTGGCGTGCAGCTGGCAGGCACGGCGGTGGGCAACAACTTTGCCCTGCCAAAAGGTGAGAAGCTGAGCGAGCAGATCGCCTACACCAAGAAGTGGATCGACCACTCCGCCATCATGGGCGCACCGCACATCCGCGTGTTTGCCGGACCGCAGCCGAAAGACCTCACGGAAGAGCAGGCCGTGGCCAACTGCCTGGAGTCCTACCAGGAGTGCCTCGACTATGCCGCCAAGAAAGGCGTCTTCCTCGGCCTGGAAAACCACGGCGGCATCGTGGCGGAGCCGCAAAACCTCATCAAGATGGTGAAGGCCGCCAAGAGCCCCTGGGCCGGCATCAATCTCGACAGCGGCAACTTCCACACCGAAGACCCCTACGCCGATCTCGCCAAGATCGCCCCGTATGCCGTGAACGTGCAGCTCAAGATGGAGATCAGCCGCAAAGGCGCCAAGAAAGGCGAAAGCGAGCCCAGCGACGTGAAACGCGTGATCCAGATCATGCGCGACGCCAACTACCAAGGCTGGTTCACCCTCGAGTTTGAAACCAAGGAAGATCCCTTTGTCCGCGTGCCCGAGATCTGCGACATGCTGCGCCCCTTGTTGGCCTGA